In the Danaus plexippus chromosome 4, MEX_DaPlex, whole genome shotgun sequence genome, one interval contains:
- the LOC116768758 gene encoding clotting factor C-like isoform X1: MVLKEVKWLSFKVIGKLAPHHAPYIISLKINDVENCYEPHRTYFSLFESLGVTKFFEAPDQLCGRRKIDRKYTDLIVNGSPTKYGDWPWHAAIYRYRKASLKYICGGTLITKVLVLTAAHCATIRGETVISESLGVVLGKYTLYSNDIAVQSKEAEKTYARIYPYDNNEFSIRFFAEHDGLGFKVHGKKIGVVPYITSLTINSQEYCSKPALGFLDGYVSGYKDYAESENRKLEGNCGRRKVSHTELIVNGSPTKPGDWPWHTAIYRLDRSQIKYICGGTLISKYFVLTAAHCTSIRGVALLPEVLSVVLGKYNLIGGDLASEEREIHQIIVHEQYDKRSLDNDIALLKLKTEAVFTDYIQPACLWYSKASEKFSGREIIGKVVGWGFDNTDNLALKLRQASVPLVSDVVCIKSNAVFYSKVLNGNKFCGGNHNGTSACNGDSGGAFQVFIPDDAQDQSVNASGAWHVRGIVSQTISRFDVPICDPHQYVVFTDVEKYRSWIDKHLEINNEM; encoded by the exons ATGGTATTGAAGGAAGTAAAATGGTTGTCTTTCAAAGTTATAGGGAAATTGGCACCTCACCACGCTCCTTacataattagtttaaaaataaatgatgtcGAAAACTGCTACGAGCCTCATCGA ACGTATTTCAGTTTATTTGAATCCCTTGGAGTGACAAAGTTTTTTGAGGCACCTGATCAATTGTGTGGACGACGAAAAATAGATAGAAAGTACACTGATCTTATAGTGAATGGCTCTCCCACAAAGTATGGTGACTGGCCGTGGCACGCCGCTATATATCGCTATCGCAAGGCTTctcttaaatacatatgtggGGGTACGCTCATCACCAAAGTTCTAGTCTTAACAG CAGCTCACTGCGCCACAATAAGGGGAGAAACGGTCATTTCGGAAAGCCTTGGCGTTGTACTCGGCAAATATACGCTATACTCCAACGATATAGCCGTACAATCAAAAgag GCGGAAAAAACATATGCAAGAATATATCCCTATGACAATAATGAATTTTCAATTCGTTTTTTTGCTGAACATGATGGTTTGGGTTTCAAAGTccatggaaaaaaaataggagTTGTTCCATATATTACTAGTTTGACAATTAATTCTCAAGAATATTGTTCAAAACCAGCCCTG GGATTTCTTGATGGATATGTGTCGGGATATAAAGACTATGCAGAAAGTGAAAATCGTAAGTTAGAAGGGAACTGTGGTAGACGTAAAGTATCGCACACAGAATTAATAGTCAATGGATCTCCCACTAAACCCGGTGACTGGCCCTGGCACACCGCAATATATAGACTGGATAGATcacaaatcaaatatatttgcgGAGGAACacttatttctaaatattttgtattaacag ctgCACACTGCACATCAATAAGAGGAGTTGCGCTTCTACCCGAAGTGTTAAGTGTTGTTCTTGGTAAATACAACTTAATTGGTGGGGATTTAGCTTCGGAAGAAAGAGAA attCATCAGATAATTGTTCACGAGCAATACGACAAAAGATCGTTGGACAACGACATTGCATTGCTGAAATTAAAAACCGAAGCAGTATTTACTGACTATATTCAACCAGCTTGCTTGTGGTACAGCAAAGCTTCGGAAAAATTCTCCGGTCGTGAGATAATTGGCAAa GTCGTTGGATGGGGTTTTGATAATACCGATAACTTAGCGCTCAAGCTCCGACAAGCTAGTGTCCCGTTAGTTTCAGATGTTGTTTGTATCAAAAGTAATGCTGTTTTCTATTCAAAGGTGCTCAATGGCAATAAATTTTGTGGTGGAAATCACAATG GTACTTCGGCATGTAATGGTGATAGCGGTGGAGCTTTCCAAGTGTTTATTCCTGATGATGCACAGGATCAAAGTGTGAACGCGTCAGGAGCTTGGCACGTCCGAGGAATCGTGTCGCAGACGATATCAAGATTTGACGTGCCGATATGTGATCCCCACCAATACGTTGTGTTCACGGATGTAGAAAAGTATAGATCTTGGATCGATAAGCATTTAgagataaataatgaaatgtaa
- the LOC116768348 gene encoding ATP-binding cassette sub-family G member 4 isoform X2 yields the protein MTPSKKMESKGTQIHLPLMGRGSRGEISDKVMFTQVKTPEQLNNGQLSAGSQMNLCNGGAGAMTGLVPKVPNSEGDQKKPMASLTHLPKRPPVDIEFLDLSYSVSEGRKRGYKALLKGINGTFRSSELTAIMGPSGAGKSTLMNILAGYKTSNVSGSILINGKERNLRRFRKLSCYIMQDDCLLPHLTVREAMYVSANLKLGKDMTINAKKIVIDEILEMLSLVEAGDTRTINLSGGQKKRLSIALELVNNPPVMFFDEPTSGLDSSSCFQCISLLKSLARGGRTIICTIHQPSARLFEMFDYLYTLAEGQCIYQGSVRGLVPFLSSMSLHCPSYHNPADYVMEVATGEHGDWVHKLVMAVNKGNCGRGQSSTSSSSSSVPQNCNYNNQTKNNVKKEALEIVIDKPTCTVIDMSEPTLNTEKQNALPNSTNLAPVTCTTSLLDSSESFTKKPQNTGFPTSGWKQFWILLKRTFRSILRDPMLTHLRLCSHTVVGLLIGFLYYDIGQDAAKVMSNAGCIFFTVMFTMFTAMMPTILTFPTEMSVFVREHLNYWYSLKAFYFAKTIADLPFQIVFSGVYVIIVYFMTGQPMQTDRVLMFTTINILTALVAQSLGLLIGAAMKIETGVYLGPVTTIPVVLFSGFFVNFNAIPSYLQWLTYLSYVRYGFEGAMLSVYGFGREKLHCSLPYCHYRSPSLFLKEMTMDKANFWVDVGALCGFFVFIRVISYLVLRFKLKMMQ from the exons ATGACGCCTAGTAAGAAGATGGAGTCAAAGGGCACCCAGATACACTTGCCGCTGATGGGGCGAGGAAGCCGTGGCGAGATCAGCGACAAAGTGATGTTCACTCAAGTGAAGACTCCGGAACAGCTCAATAATGGACAGTTGTCAGC TGGCTCACAGATGAATCTATGTAATGGTGGTGCGGGAGCAATGACCGGTTTGGTTCCAAAAGTGCCTAACAGTGAAGGCGATCAGAAGAAGCCTATGGCTTCTCTGACGCATCTACCGAAACGACCTCCAGTAGACATAGAGTTCCTGGACCTGTCTTATTCAGTCAGCGAAGGTAGAAAGAGAGGCTATAAAGCACTTCTAAAAGGCATTAATGGGACCTTCCGTTCGAGTGAATTGACAGCGATTATGGGACCTTCGGGGGCTGGTAAAAGTACGCTGATGAATATTCTAGCGGGATACAA GACTTCAAATGTAAGTGGCTCAATTCTTATAAATGGAAAGGAGAGAAACCTTCGACGTTTTAGGAAATTGTCCTGTTATATTATGCAGGATGACTGTCTCCTTCCGCATCTTACAGTCAGAGAAGCTATGTATGTCTCTGCGAATCTGAAACTCGGTAAAGATATGACTATAAATGCTAAAAAGATAGTCATTGATGAAATATTAGAGATGCTGAGCCTCGTGGAAGCTGGAGACACGAGAACTATAAATTTGTCCGGTGGTCAGAAAAAACGATTATCTATAGCATTAGAATTAGTCAATAATCCACCTGTGATGTTTTTCGACGAGCCTACTTCTGGACTGGATAGCTCGTCGTGTTTTCAATGTATATCGTTATTGAAGTCCTTGGCCAGAGGAGGCAGAACGATCATTTGCACCATCCATCAACCGTCCGCCAGGCTGTTCGAAATGTTTGATTACTTATATACCTTAGCTGAAGGGCAGTGTATATACCAAGGATCCGTCAGAGGTTTAGTGCCATTTTTATCGTCCATGAGTCTGCATTGCCCCAGTTATCACAACCCAGCCGATTATG TGATGGAAGTAGCAACCGGAGAGCATGGAGACTGGGTACACAAACTGGTCATGGCTGTTAACAAAGGCAACTGTGGCCGGGGACAGTCCTCGACGTCATCTTCTTCGTCATCAGTACCTCAGAACTGTAATTACAACAACCAGACAAAAAACAACGTGAAGAAAGAAGCCCTCGAGATAGTTATcg ACAAACCAACCTGCACTGTGATAGACATGTCGGAGCCGACTCTGAACACAGAGAAACAGAACGCTTTACCGAACTCAACTAACTTGGCTCCCGTCACCTGCACCACTTCACTCCTGGACTCGAGTGAAAGTTTCACTAAGAAACCCCAAAACACGGGGTTCCCAACGTCAGGGTGGAAGCAATTTTGGATCTTATTGAAACGGACGTTCAGAAGTATATTACGGGATCCGATGTTGACTCATTTAAGGCTATGTTCGCATACAGTTGTCGGTTTGTTGATTGGATTCCTGTATTATGATATCGGTCAGGATGCTGCGAAGGTGATGAGCAATGCCGGATGTATATTCTTCACTGTGATGTTCACAATGTTCACGGCGATGATGCCCACGATTTtaacat TCCCAACTGAGATGAGCGTGTTTGTGAGGgagcatttaaattactgGTACTCACTAAAAGCTTTCTACTTCGCTAAGACTATAGCAGACTTACCGTTTcag ATCGTGTTCAGTGGCGTGTACGTGATAATAGTGTACTTCATGACGGGCCAGCCGATGCAGACGGACCGCGTGCTGATGTTCACCACGATAAACATCCTCACGGCTCTCGTCGCTCAGTCTCTGGGCTTGTTGATCGGGGCCGCTATGAAGATAGAGACCGGCGTGTACCTGGGCCCGGTCACGACCATACCGGTCGTATTATTTTCCGGGTTCTTCGTCAACTTCAACGCCATCCCCAGCTACCTCCAATGGCTGACGTACCTGAGCTACGTCAGATACGGCTTCGAGGGTGCGATGCTGTCGGTCTACGGATTCGGCAGAGAGAAACTGCACTGCTCTCTGCCGTACTGCCACTATAGATCTCCGAGTCTGTTCCTCAAAGAAATGACGATGGACAAAGCGAATTTCTGGGTGGACGTCGGCGCGTTGTGCGgtttctttgtatttattagaGTTATTTCCTATCTAGTGCTAAGGTTCAAGCTGAAGATGATGCAGTAG
- the LOC116768758 gene encoding chymotrypsin-like elastase family member 2A isoform X2, translating to MKKKVILLITLVLKFTVCAKAVWTNVGSAYFSVRLCKDSNEISASYESDQPPELENAYDVHVSILFPKYTTVYIKLDSEGSIKLAEKTYARIYPYDNNEFSIRFFAEHDGLGFKVHGKKIGVVPYITSLTINSQEYCSKPALGFLDGYVSGYKDYAESENRKLEGNCGRRKVSHTELIVNGSPTKPGDWPWHTAIYRLDRSQIKYICGGTLISKYFVLTAAHCTSIRGVALLPEVLSVVLGKYNLIGGDLASEEREIHQIIVHEQYDKRSLDNDIALLKLKTEAVFTDYIQPACLWYSKASEKFSGREIIGKVVGWGFDNTDNLALKLRQASVPLVSDVVCIKSNAVFYSKVLNGNKFCGGNHNGTSACNGDSGGAFQVFIPDDAQDQSVNASGAWHVRGIVSQTISRFDVPICDPHQYVVFTDVEKYRSWIDKHLEINNEM from the exons atgaagaaaaaagttattttgttaataactttaGTTCTAAAATTTACCGTGTGTGCGAAAGCTGTGTGGACGAATGTCGGATCGGCGTATTTCTCAGTAAGACTGTGTAAGGATTCAAACGAAATCTCAGCATCATATGAGTCCGACCAGCCTCCCGAACTTGAAAACGCCTATGACGTTCatgtttctatattatttccaAAATATACAACAGTGTACATAAAGTTAGACTCCGAAGGCAGTATTAAGTTG GCGGAAAAAACATATGCAAGAATATATCCCTATGACAATAATGAATTTTCAATTCGTTTTTTTGCTGAACATGATGGTTTGGGTTTCAAAGTccatggaaaaaaaataggagTTGTTCCATATATTACTAGTTTGACAATTAATTCTCAAGAATATTGTTCAAAACCAGCCCTG GGATTTCTTGATGGATATGTGTCGGGATATAAAGACTATGCAGAAAGTGAAAATCGTAAGTTAGAAGGGAACTGTGGTAGACGTAAAGTATCGCACACAGAATTAATAGTCAATGGATCTCCCACTAAACCCGGTGACTGGCCCTGGCACACCGCAATATATAGACTGGATAGATcacaaatcaaatatatttgcgGAGGAACacttatttctaaatattttgtattaacag ctgCACACTGCACATCAATAAGAGGAGTTGCGCTTCTACCCGAAGTGTTAAGTGTTGTTCTTGGTAAATACAACTTAATTGGTGGGGATTTAGCTTCGGAAGAAAGAGAA attCATCAGATAATTGTTCACGAGCAATACGACAAAAGATCGTTGGACAACGACATTGCATTGCTGAAATTAAAAACCGAAGCAGTATTTACTGACTATATTCAACCAGCTTGCTTGTGGTACAGCAAAGCTTCGGAAAAATTCTCCGGTCGTGAGATAATTGGCAAa GTCGTTGGATGGGGTTTTGATAATACCGATAACTTAGCGCTCAAGCTCCGACAAGCTAGTGTCCCGTTAGTTTCAGATGTTGTTTGTATCAAAAGTAATGCTGTTTTCTATTCAAAGGTGCTCAATGGCAATAAATTTTGTGGTGGAAATCACAATG GTACTTCGGCATGTAATGGTGATAGCGGTGGAGCTTTCCAAGTGTTTATTCCTGATGATGCACAGGATCAAAGTGTGAACGCGTCAGGAGCTTGGCACGTCCGAGGAATCGTGTCGCAGACGATATCAAGATTTGACGTGCCGATATGTGATCCCCACCAATACGTTGTGTTCACGGATGTAGAAAAGTATAGATCTTGGATCGATAAGCATTTAgagataaataatgaaatgtaa
- the LOC116768348 gene encoding ATP-binding cassette sub-family G member 4 isoform X1 produces the protein MLANISGTLVQGFHQDGHTAMTPSKKMESKGTQIHLPLMGRGSRGEISDKVMFTQVKTPEQLNNGQLSAGSQMNLCNGGAGAMTGLVPKVPNSEGDQKKPMASLTHLPKRPPVDIEFLDLSYSVSEGRKRGYKALLKGINGTFRSSELTAIMGPSGAGKSTLMNILAGYKTSNVSGSILINGKERNLRRFRKLSCYIMQDDCLLPHLTVREAMYVSANLKLGKDMTINAKKIVIDEILEMLSLVEAGDTRTINLSGGQKKRLSIALELVNNPPVMFFDEPTSGLDSSSCFQCISLLKSLARGGRTIICTIHQPSARLFEMFDYLYTLAEGQCIYQGSVRGLVPFLSSMSLHCPSYHNPADYVMEVATGEHGDWVHKLVMAVNKGNCGRGQSSTSSSSSSVPQNCNYNNQTKNNVKKEALEIVIDKPTCTVIDMSEPTLNTEKQNALPNSTNLAPVTCTTSLLDSSESFTKKPQNTGFPTSGWKQFWILLKRTFRSILRDPMLTHLRLCSHTVVGLLIGFLYYDIGQDAAKVMSNAGCIFFTVMFTMFTAMMPTILTFPTEMSVFVREHLNYWYSLKAFYFAKTIADLPFQIVFSGVYVIIVYFMTGQPMQTDRVLMFTTINILTALVAQSLGLLIGAAMKIETGVYLGPVTTIPVVLFSGFFVNFNAIPSYLQWLTYLSYVRYGFEGAMLSVYGFGREKLHCSLPYCHYRSPSLFLKEMTMDKANFWVDVGALCGFFVFIRVISYLVLRFKLKMMQ, from the exons GGTTTCCATCAGGATGGTCACACAGCGATGACGCCTAGTAAGAAGATGGAGTCAAAGGGCACCCAGATACACTTGCCGCTGATGGGGCGAGGAAGCCGTGGCGAGATCAGCGACAAAGTGATGTTCACTCAAGTGAAGACTCCGGAACAGCTCAATAATGGACAGTTGTCAGC TGGCTCACAGATGAATCTATGTAATGGTGGTGCGGGAGCAATGACCGGTTTGGTTCCAAAAGTGCCTAACAGTGAAGGCGATCAGAAGAAGCCTATGGCTTCTCTGACGCATCTACCGAAACGACCTCCAGTAGACATAGAGTTCCTGGACCTGTCTTATTCAGTCAGCGAAGGTAGAAAGAGAGGCTATAAAGCACTTCTAAAAGGCATTAATGGGACCTTCCGTTCGAGTGAATTGACAGCGATTATGGGACCTTCGGGGGCTGGTAAAAGTACGCTGATGAATATTCTAGCGGGATACAA GACTTCAAATGTAAGTGGCTCAATTCTTATAAATGGAAAGGAGAGAAACCTTCGACGTTTTAGGAAATTGTCCTGTTATATTATGCAGGATGACTGTCTCCTTCCGCATCTTACAGTCAGAGAAGCTATGTATGTCTCTGCGAATCTGAAACTCGGTAAAGATATGACTATAAATGCTAAAAAGATAGTCATTGATGAAATATTAGAGATGCTGAGCCTCGTGGAAGCTGGAGACACGAGAACTATAAATTTGTCCGGTGGTCAGAAAAAACGATTATCTATAGCATTAGAATTAGTCAATAATCCACCTGTGATGTTTTTCGACGAGCCTACTTCTGGACTGGATAGCTCGTCGTGTTTTCAATGTATATCGTTATTGAAGTCCTTGGCCAGAGGAGGCAGAACGATCATTTGCACCATCCATCAACCGTCCGCCAGGCTGTTCGAAATGTTTGATTACTTATATACCTTAGCTGAAGGGCAGTGTATATACCAAGGATCCGTCAGAGGTTTAGTGCCATTTTTATCGTCCATGAGTCTGCATTGCCCCAGTTATCACAACCCAGCCGATTATG TGATGGAAGTAGCAACCGGAGAGCATGGAGACTGGGTACACAAACTGGTCATGGCTGTTAACAAAGGCAACTGTGGCCGGGGACAGTCCTCGACGTCATCTTCTTCGTCATCAGTACCTCAGAACTGTAATTACAACAACCAGACAAAAAACAACGTGAAGAAAGAAGCCCTCGAGATAGTTATcg ACAAACCAACCTGCACTGTGATAGACATGTCGGAGCCGACTCTGAACACAGAGAAACAGAACGCTTTACCGAACTCAACTAACTTGGCTCCCGTCACCTGCACCACTTCACTCCTGGACTCGAGTGAAAGTTTCACTAAGAAACCCCAAAACACGGGGTTCCCAACGTCAGGGTGGAAGCAATTTTGGATCTTATTGAAACGGACGTTCAGAAGTATATTACGGGATCCGATGTTGACTCATTTAAGGCTATGTTCGCATACAGTTGTCGGTTTGTTGATTGGATTCCTGTATTATGATATCGGTCAGGATGCTGCGAAGGTGATGAGCAATGCCGGATGTATATTCTTCACTGTGATGTTCACAATGTTCACGGCGATGATGCCCACGATTTtaacat TCCCAACTGAGATGAGCGTGTTTGTGAGGgagcatttaaattactgGTACTCACTAAAAGCTTTCTACTTCGCTAAGACTATAGCAGACTTACCGTTTcag ATCGTGTTCAGTGGCGTGTACGTGATAATAGTGTACTTCATGACGGGCCAGCCGATGCAGACGGACCGCGTGCTGATGTTCACCACGATAAACATCCTCACGGCTCTCGTCGCTCAGTCTCTGGGCTTGTTGATCGGGGCCGCTATGAAGATAGAGACCGGCGTGTACCTGGGCCCGGTCACGACCATACCGGTCGTATTATTTTCCGGGTTCTTCGTCAACTTCAACGCCATCCCCAGCTACCTCCAATGGCTGACGTACCTGAGCTACGTCAGATACGGCTTCGAGGGTGCGATGCTGTCGGTCTACGGATTCGGCAGAGAGAAACTGCACTGCTCTCTGCCGTACTGCCACTATAGATCTCCGAGTCTGTTCCTCAAAGAAATGACGATGGACAAAGCGAATTTCTGGGTGGACGTCGGCGCGTTGTGCGgtttctttgtatttattagaGTTATTTCCTATCTAGTGCTAAGGTTCAAGCTGAAGATGATGCAGTAG